The following is a genomic window from Pseudomonadota bacterium.
CTGTTTGCCCTATCAGGAGCTGCATCGGCTCCCGCCGCGTGAAGACCGAATAGCCCGTCACCTCGTCGTAGTGCGCCTCAGCCAGGCCGTAGCGGTTGCCGAAGTTCGACCTCTGGTATGCGTCGATCAGATCCAGCGCCGCCGCCACCCTCTGTTTTCCCTCATCGCTTAGCGACCCGCCGTTCATCTCTACCCCCGTGATCAGCGGCATGTCCTTTTCGTCGCCAGGCTCGACGCGCTTCACCACGGTGGAGTCGCGGTCCACGTAGAAGAACCCGCCGCTTGAGATTATGGCCGCCGGCCTGTGCTCCTCGACATAGATGTAGAGCGTATTCGGCAGCCTGCGCCTCACCGCGGCCTCCCTCACCCACGGCTCCTCCACGAGCTTCACATAGATCTCCTGCACAGACATCCAGAACAGGTTCTGCCCCTTGCGCACTCCTGAGAGAGACGCGACATCTTC
Proteins encoded in this region:
- a CDS encoding FtsQ-type POTRA domain-containing protein; translated protein: EDVASLSGVRKGQNLFWMSVQEIYVKLVEEPWVREAAVRRRLPNTLYIYVEEHRPAAIISSGGFFYVDRDSTVVKRVEPGDEKDMPLITGVEMNGGSLSDEGKQRVAAALDLIDAYQRSNFGNRYGLAEAHYDEVTGYSVFTRREPMQLLIGQTDFVERMRKVDRIEAAIAARQGRVQYMLADEDGRIIVKYRPA